The genomic DNA CCATGAAACAGAAGTACCCGATAAGCTATTGTAGGTTGTATTTGCTAACATTCCGTGAAGCGCATGACCAAATTCATGAAACAAAGTGGTAACCTCATTAAAAGTTAATAAAGAAGGTTTTGTTTCGGTTGGTTTTGTGAAATTACAAACAATAGAAACGTGTGGTCTTTCGTTAATGCCGTTTTTAATTTGTTGCGATTTATAAGACGTCATCCACGCACCATTTCTTTTTCCTTTTCTTGGATGAAAGTCAGCGTAAAAAATAGCTATAAAATTACCATTTGTATCAGTAACGTTATACGTTTTAACGTCTTCGTGGTATTTGTCGATATTAGAGACTTCTTCAAAATTTAAATCGAATAATCGATTTGCAATTTCAAAAACACCATCAATTACATTCTCTAATTTAAAATAAGGCTTTAATAATTCTTGGTCTAAATCAAATAATTCTTTCTTTAATTTTTCTGAATAATAAGCGCTATCCCATTTTTGAAGTTGATCTATACCATCTAATTTTTTCGCGTAATTTTCTAAGTTTTCAAATTCTTTTAGCGCTGCAGGTTTTGCTTTTTCTAATAAATTATTAGAAAAGTCAATTACTTTTTCTGGCGTTTCTGCCATTCTTTCTTCTAAAACAAAATGAGCATGTGTTTTATAACTTAATAAGTTGGCTCTTTCATGACGCAGATTCACAATTTCTAAAACAATTTTTTCATTGTTGAATTCATTGTCCTGAAATCCTTTTTTACCAGCAGCAATTGCCATTTTTTTACGCAATTCTCTATTGTCTGCATATGTTAAGAATGGAATGTAGCTTGGGTAATCTAAAGTAAAAATATAACCTTCTTTTTTCTTAGACTTTGCAACTTCTCTCGCAGCTTCTTTTTCGCTTTCTGGTAAACCTGCCAAATCATCCTCATTTGTTAAGTGCATTTCGAAAGCATTGGTTTCTGCCAATACATTCTCGCCAAATTTTAAAGAGAGTTTAGATAGTTTTGCATCAATTTCACGAAGTTTTGCTTTATCAGCTTCATTTAAATTTGCACCATTTCTTGCAAAACTTTTATATTGCTTGTCTAAAAGCATTTCTTGTTCTGGCGTTAAATCTAAAGTTTCTTTCGTATCAAAAACCGACTTTACTCTTTTAAATAAGTCTTTATTTAACGTAATATCATTTCCAAACTCACTTAACCAAGGAGAAACTTCTTGTGCTATTTTCTGGATTTCATCATTGGTTTCAGCAGAATTTAAGTTAAAGAAAATACTTGTAATTCTATTTAGTTTTTCACCAGAAAAATCTAAAGCAACTGTTGTGTTTTCAAAAGTAGGTGTTTCAGAATTATGTATGATTGCATCAATTTCTGTTTTTGCAATTTCAATCCCTTTTTTAATTGCTGGTTTGTAATTATTGTTAGAAATTTTAGAAAAAGGAGCAGTATCAAAGTCTTGTAAAAGTGGATTCATTGTATTTATTTTAAAGCTCAAATATAAAGATTCTATTAATCTTATCATTTGTTTAATTGAAGTTTCCTTTAAACGATAAAATATGTCTTTTTAGCGAAAATTTTTCAGTACTAATAAAATTTGACGCTATTTTTGTTTAATAATATTGTGATTTTACGCGTCCACAATTAAATATTAGAACCATGAAAAAACACATACTATTCTTATTTGTCTTTCTAACTCAAATTATTGGAGCTCAAATACCTTGTTCAGCTGGTTTTACAGGAAACGGAACCGATGATTATATTACAATTCCAAACACAAATGCAATTAACTTACAAAATACTAGAAATAGAACTGTAGAATTTTGGTTTAAACCTTCAGATATTACTACGAGACAGGTTTTGTATGAAGAAGGGGCTCAAGTAAATGTCATCCTTTTTTATATTGAAGGTGGTAGAGCTTATTTAGGTGGTTATAGAAACAATGCAAATAACAATACTAGAAGACGCTTTTTTAGATCTGCAATTGGAGATATTGCAATAGATAAATGGACGCATATTTCTTTTACAATTGAAGATACAGCTTCACCAGACATTACTTTTAAATGGTTTTTAGATGGTACTGAACAAGATTCTCAGGCAGGTTTACAAGTAAGCAATCATTCGGGTAATGTTTCTATTGGTAGAAATGGTGGTAGTGTAAGATACCCAACTAGTTTGTCGAATGCAAATTGGGGAGGAAGCGGAATAGGAACTTATAATGGAACATTCTCTGGAAGCAATGGAGCTGATAATAATTTTGAAGGAAATATTTCTTTATTAAGAATTTGGAATGTTGCAAGAACAGAAACTCAAATAGATACTAATAAGTCGATATATTTAACAACAGGAACTAGTTTGGTAGCATATCAAGATGGAGATCAAATAAAGTATAAAGCAAACGGGGCAGCATCTATTGGTGCAACTGCGACTGCAAACGGAAGTGGGACAACGTATACTTGGAATGGTGGTGTATCTACTGATTTTTCTAATAATGCAAATTGGTCTGGAACATCACCTGCAATTACAAAAACACAAACCGTAGTTATAAATAATGGTACTAATAAACCAGAAATAACTTCAGAAGTTAAAATAGGTAGATTAACCGTGAGTGCTGGTGCAGAGTTTATTGTACAAAGTGGTGCAACTTTAAATATATTTTACGGGTTAACAAACAACGGAACGATTACTGTAGAAGATGGTGGTGCATTAATTTTTAATTCATGTAGTGCTACCATTACTGGTTCTGGAACCTTCAACATAAAAAGAGCAACACCAATATATACAGGCAATAATTTTTATTCTTACTGGAGTTCTCCTGTAATTGCAGCAGATTCTAATATTGGTGGCGTTTTTCCTGATGCAGACTTAATTTATAGATTTGATGCAAGTAGTGCTAGTTCTAGTTGGGCTTCTCATGGAAGATCAAACTTTAATCCTGGTGTTGGTTATGCTATTCAAAATGAAGGTTTAGGTGGACAATTAAGAACTTTTAACGGTAAAATTAATGAGGGTGATGTTGTTGTAAATGTTTTTGCCACATCAAATTTAGCAAGTACAGATCCAAGTAATGTTTGGTCTACAGAAGGAGATAATTTAGTTGGAAACCCGTATGCATCAGCAATAAATTGGGATCTAGTAAGTGCAGATACAGACAATTTAGATATTGATGGTACTGTTTATTTATGGAACCAGAATACAGCAGAAGTTGGAGATAATAACGTGTCAGATTATTTACAATACAATGCTACAGGCGGTATGAGTAATACAACAACGGGTAAAATTGCTTCTGGTCAAGGTTTTTTTGTAAGAACTACAGCCAACAGTAGTATTACTTTTAAAACCACGCATCAGATTGTAGCAAATAACACACAGTTTTATAAAACGAATAAAGCCAAAACAATAGCTAAGAAAGAAGGAAGATCTTGGTTTACATTTAATAAAGGAAACAAAACAAATACACTTTTAGTTGGTTTTTTAAAAGGAGCTACCAATAGATATGACAGATTGTATGATGCGCCTTTCGACATCAATCAAACTTCTTTAGGTTTTTACACTTTGGTAAGAGGTAATAAAAAAGCATCTATACAAGGTTTTCCAAAATTAAAAAGAGATAAAAAAGTAGTAAAAGTAGGTTTTGTGGTTGACGAGTTAGGTGAGTACTCAATCGGTATTCAAGGGGAATCTATAAATGAAGATTATTATATTTATTTAAGAGATACAGAAGCTAAGAAAACAGTAGATTTAAAGCAAAGAGGTTATACTTTTAATATCGATACTATTGGTGAAAATAATACAAGATTTAAACTTATTTACACAAAAAAGAAGCGAAGAGCTACACAAAAAACAGGCAAAGAATCTTTACTTGTAGAAGAAATAGATTCTAAAGATTTTACAATTTATGTAGATGGAGCAAAAGAACTAATTGTAACCTATGATTTTGATGTAGATAATATAAAAGAAGTTACTTTGTATAATATTCAAGGAAGAAAAGTAAAATCGTTTTTAGGTAAGGAAACTAAAAATGTTTCTAACTTAAAAACAGGGATTTATATAGTAAACACTACTTTAATGAATAATATTAACATGACAAAAAAAATACTGATTGCTAATTAGCAATCAGTATTTCTAACTATTTTTATTTCCGAACCCTTTCCGAAGCTTGCTCAACTTTTAACTTTAATTCCTCTTTGTAAGCGATAATTCTATTTAAAACAAGTTCATCTGAAGCACCAATTATTTGAGCTGCTAAA from Polaribacter sp. ALD11 includes the following:
- a CDS encoding M3 family metallopeptidase, encoding MNPLLQDFDTAPFSKISNNNYKPAIKKGIEIAKTEIDAIIHNSETPTFENTTVALDFSGEKLNRITSIFFNLNSAETNDEIQKIAQEVSPWLSEFGNDITLNKDLFKRVKSVFDTKETLDLTPEQEMLLDKQYKSFARNGANLNEADKAKLREIDAKLSKLSLKFGENVLAETNAFEMHLTNEDDLAGLPESEKEAAREVAKSKKKEGYIFTLDYPSYIPFLTYADNRELRKKMAIAAGKKGFQDNEFNNEKIVLEIVNLRHERANLLSYKTHAHFVLEERMAETPEKVIDFSNNLLEKAKPAALKEFENLENYAKKLDGIDQLQKWDSAYYSEKLKKELFDLDQELLKPYFKLENVIDGVFEIANRLFDLNFEEVSNIDKYHEDVKTYNVTDTNGNFIAIFYADFHPRKGKRNGAWMTSYKSQQIKNGINERPHVSIVCNFTKPTETKPSLLTFNEVTTLFHEFGHALHGMLANTTYNSLSGTSVSWDFVELPSQVLENWCFEKEALELFAKHYETGEIIPMKYVEKIKESASFHEGMQTLRQLSFGLLDMQWHGGESPETITSVKEFENGAFAETKLYPDVAENVMSTAFSHIFQGGYSAGYYSYKWAEVLDADAFEYFLEEGIFNKEVATKFKENVLSKGGTEKPMTLYKRFRGKEPKPDALLKRAGLI
- a CDS encoding LamG-like jellyroll fold domain-containing protein — encoded protein: MKKHILFLFVFLTQIIGAQIPCSAGFTGNGTDDYITIPNTNAINLQNTRNRTVEFWFKPSDITTRQVLYEEGAQVNVILFYIEGGRAYLGGYRNNANNNTRRRFFRSAIGDIAIDKWTHISFTIEDTASPDITFKWFLDGTEQDSQAGLQVSNHSGNVSIGRNGGSVRYPTSLSNANWGGSGIGTYNGTFSGSNGADNNFEGNISLLRIWNVARTETQIDTNKSIYLTTGTSLVAYQDGDQIKYKANGAASIGATATANGSGTTYTWNGGVSTDFSNNANWSGTSPAITKTQTVVINNGTNKPEITSEVKIGRLTVSAGAEFIVQSGATLNIFYGLTNNGTITVEDGGALIFNSCSATITGSGTFNIKRATPIYTGNNFYSYWSSPVIAADSNIGGVFPDADLIYRFDASSASSSWASHGRSNFNPGVGYAIQNEGLGGQLRTFNGKINEGDVVVNVFATSNLASTDPSNVWSTEGDNLVGNPYASAINWDLVSADTDNLDIDGTVYLWNQNTAEVGDNNVSDYLQYNATGGMSNTTTGKIASGQGFFVRTTANSSITFKTTHQIVANNTQFYKTNKAKTIAKKEGRSWFTFNKGNKTNTLLVGFLKGATNRYDRLYDAPFDINQTSLGFYTLVRGNKKASIQGFPKLKRDKKVVKVGFVVDELGEYSIGIQGESINEDYYIYLRDTEAKKTVDLKQRGYTFNIDTIGENNTRFKLIYTKKKRRATQKTGKESLLVEEIDSKDFTIYVDGAKELIVTYDFDVDNIKEVTLYNIQGRKVKSFLGKETKNVSNLKTGIYIVNTTLMNNINMTKKILIAN